The Lepus europaeus isolate LE1 chromosome 1, mLepTim1.pri, whole genome shotgun sequence genome contains the following window.
CAGCCCTTTGAGATGTTTCAGTGTATTTGTTGTGTGGTGATATGACACACAAGaatgatattttgaaaatctCAATATATTACAGATTTGATCAATTTCTTGCTTTTAGGTGGAAAAAAgctaaaatatacaaaaaggaagacattaacATGGTATGGTATCTTAATAAATTATTGAGTTAGAATATAATTGAGGAAAACCAATTGGAATACCTAAAAAGATTGTTataaaaaataagctttttgTACATGTAGAAGTAGAATTAGTGCTACTACTTAGAACTCCCTAACACCCCATGGTTATTTGAGTGACATTCTTTTCTAGCCAAATGAGTTCTTAAGTGTTAATTCCAGATAGTCTCATGTTTCTGTTGGGTCTCTGCTGTGCCCCTGTGAAGAAAGTACAAATGACTGTTTACAAACCAGTTATGTTTTGAATCTGGTTGAATTGTCCCAGGATATTCAGTGTGACCATTTGTCATTGCAATAGGTCAGTTGTTTTGAAACAGTGTACTAGAAACAAGTGAAAAATTATCTAATACTTGTTTAAATCATTTTTTGACCACTACCATGTTTTAGGTACAGCTTGTTGGGGCATTTAAGGTTGAAATAATTATCTGGTTTCTTTAACAAATAATTGTTacagtaacttttttaaaaagtgaaaacttcttcatttattttataatgactCTTGGTCAGCATTCTAATTTTCAATTTTGACTAGGAAGTTAAGGAATTGGTTTGCTACAGAGATGGTATTTAgattagaaaataatttacatGAGATAAAAATACAGGGAGAAATATGGCTTGACTTTAGTGACTAAGTAACTTCAATAGTGAAACTTTTATTAAGTTTGTCAGACAAACAATGTGAAGACTAGGATTTTATAGCATTCCAGAACTGCCTTCTGATAAGACTTAGGGGCTTATAGATTGCTATTGCTGTGTAGtggtgcttttcaaattaatggTAGTGATGAAATTCCTTATTCTAATAGTTAAATAGCTTTCCATGATTCCAAGGCCATTGGCTATAATCTGAACTAAGTTGAACACCTCATATTTGCATGTTGTTGACAAACAAGGTACTGAAATAATAGTAGACTAGGTGAATTCCTCACCTTGTCTGGAAGAGCACTTCCACTGATGCTACTTCAGCCATACAAATTTAGCTTATGATGTGTTGAAAGCATTACcattttcatttgggtaaactGTCAAGGTTTTAAGCTGGAAACAGTTACAATTAAGAGAATGCAAATCAGGTTTGAAACTGGTTTTCGGAAGGaactttttaacattattttgcaTAAAGAAGATGCATATAAAAGGTATAAAAAGCTAacactgaatttttcttttcttttttttagatcaCTAGAAACAAATTTTCACCTGAGAAAATGTTGAAATAGGAATCACAGACATATTGGATTTGCTGGATGAAATACAAGCAGTTAATTTTTGTAACGTGGGGAAAAAGCCAGATTACATGTGTAAATCACTGCGTTATTGCTTTAGTCATTGTCTGTACTTAGCAATGACAAGACTGGAAGAAGTAAACAGAGAAGTGAACATGCATTCTTCAGTGCGATATCTTGGCTATTTAGCCAGAATCAACTTACTCGTTGCTATCTGCTTAGGTCTTTATGTAAGATGGGAAAAAACAGCAAATTCCCTAATTTTGGTAATTTTTATTCTTGGTCTTTTTGTTCTTGGAATTGCCAGCATACTGTATTACTATTTTTCAATGGAAGCAGCAAGTTTAAGTCTCTCCAATCTTTGGTTTGGATTCTTGCTTGGCCTTCTATGTTTTCTTGATAATTCGTCCTTTAAAAATGATGTGAAAGAAGAATCAACCAAATATTTGCTTCTAACTTCCATAGTATTAAGGATATTATGCTCTTTGGTGGAGAGGATTTCTGGTTATGTCCGTCATCGACCCACTTTATTAACTTCAGTTGAATTTCTGGAACTTGTTGGATTTGCCATTGCCAGCACAACTATGTTGGTAGAGAAGTCTCTGAGCGTAATTTTGCTTGTTGTAGCTTTGGCCTTGCTAATTATTGATCTGAGAATGAAGTCTTTTCTAGCTATTCCAAACCTGGTTATTTTTGCCgttttgttgttcttttcctCATTGGAAACTCCCAGAAATCCAATtgcttttgcatgtttttttatttgcCTGATAACTGATCCTTTCCTTGACATTTATTTTAGTGGACTTTCAGTAACTGAGCGGTGGAAACCCTTTCTGTACCGTGGAAGAATTTGCAGAAGACTTTCAGTTGTTTTTGCTGGAATGATTGAGCTTACgttttttattctttcagcaTTCAAACTTAGAGACACTCATCTCTGGTATTTTGTAATACCAGGCTTTtccatttttggaattttttggaTGATTTgccatattatttttcttttaactctttGGGGATTCCATACCAAATTGAATGATTGCCATAAGGTCTATTTCACCCACAGGGCAGATAACAATAGTCTTGATAGAATCATGGCATCCAAAGGGATGCGTCATTTTTGCTTAATTTCTGAGCAGTTGGTTTTTTTTAGTCTTCTTGCAACAGCAATTTTGGGAGCAGTGTCCTGGCAGGTAAGTATATGTTTATCAGTGCCTATGATCTATAATAAAACGCTAGCTTCAGAAGTTGAAGTTGAAATTGTAAAATCAGATGTcagatttcaaaagatttttttgatGCCTACTCAACTTTGTTCATGGAATTGAAGCCTTGAGTACATTCTGGATAATTTGTTCTCTAGCAAAAACGTACCAAAGTGTTAAGAATACTCAGTATGTGACATGCTGTCTACTTCTTAATTGTTCATTAGTGAAACACTCACAGATTAAAGACCCCTAGAATACTAGCATTTGGAGAATGTTTAGGGACAGTAGTTTATTCCTTTCGTTTTACCCATGAGGAAACTAAAAGCTAGAGAAGTCATACCAAAGTCATGGTGCTAGCCAGAGCCAGGTGACCTGGCTTCTCTCTAGTCCCTGGTCTCCTCACTATAGCACATTTCTTTTAGATGGCCATGTCCCTGAAGATTTTATATAAAAGGTATTAGGTTCATAACAACATATCAGGTTCTTAATTATAGCCTAtctgtaagaaagaaaaaaaaacaaattttatattacatttactgcccaaaaatgtttttttatagATAGACAAGGagatatatatacatagaaaAGGATATTCGAACTGTACAGTTGGAGTTACCTACAGCACTAAGAAATCCATATAccattaacatttattaactCTGCACTGTCTGCTGCACACTAGGTGCTGAAATTGTTAGGCTGCCTCTGCCCTTAAAGGCGGCAAGGGTAAGAGGCAGACATATAAACAAACAATTGTGGTTCCAGTGTGACCAGTACTATAACTTGAGAACAACAGACTGGAATGGGGTCACAGAGCAAAGTCAGACCTGCTTGGTGTAGTTCTCTGCTTTGTACCAGTTTGTTGTTGCAGAGTGCTTTCTGGATGCAGTTGAAGGCAGACTTGCCTAGACCTGGTGCTTTCTAGTCAGTGTGGGCTGGGGAAGGAGCCTATGTGGGAGTCAACCAAATGATGGCAACATCTTGGGTGTTGCCTGAGGGTGTCCTCACTGTAATAAGGACTCAAAAGagctcttccccctcctcttctccctgttAGCTTCTTTCCCAGCCCTAGCTACTTTTTCTTTGCTGAGTCAGCCTCATGCATGCAGAATGCCTTTCTAGGGCATCAGATCCTGTTAACCAAATATTTTCTTGGTTACcaaattttgtgttt
Protein-coding sequences here:
- the TMEM168 gene encoding transmembrane protein 168 gives rise to the protein MCKSLRYCFSHCLYLAMTRLEEVNREVNMHSSVRYLGYLARINLLVAICLGLYVRWEKTANSLILVIFILGLFVLGIASILYYYFSMEAASLSLSNLWFGFLLGLLCFLDNSSFKNDVKEESTKYLLLTSIVLRILCSLVERISGYVRHRPTLLTSVEFLELVGFAIASTTMLVEKSLSVILLVVALALLIIDLRMKSFLAIPNLVIFAVLLFFSSLETPRNPIAFACFFICLITDPFLDIYFSGLSVTERWKPFLYRGRICRRLSVVFAGMIELTFFILSAFKLRDTHLWYFVIPGFSIFGIFWMICHIIFLLTLWGFHTKLNDCHKVYFTHRADNNSLDRIMASKGMRHFCLISEQLVFFSLLATAILGAVSWQPTNGIFLSMFLIVLPLESMAHGLFHELGNCLGGTSVGYAIVIPTNFCSPDGQPTLLPPEHVQELNLRSTGMLNAIQRFFAYHMIETYGCDYSTSGLSFDTLHSKLKSFLELRTIDGPRHDTYVLYYSGHTHGSGEWALAGGEILRLETLLEWWREKNGSFCSRLIIILDSENSTPWVKEVRKINDQYIAVQGAELTKTIDIEEADPPQLGDFTKDWVEYNCNSSNSICWTEKGRTVKAVYGVSKRWSDYTLHLPTGSDVAKHWMLHFPRITYPLVHLANWLCGLNLFWICKTCFRCLKRLKMRWFLPTVLDTGQGFKLVKS